Proteins co-encoded in one Gouania willdenowi chromosome 1, fGouWil2.1, whole genome shotgun sequence genomic window:
- the LOC114480324 gene encoding volume-regulated anion channel subunit LRRC8C-like: MIPVGEFRNLATEQREKYRVLKPWWDVFSEYTCIAMLMIGVFGCTLQLTQDKIACVPSPFTSKTPEVINCSHIHNYGTNRTSRHTLAFPASPIIQEVSGRKNNLDIHQYVFVNHYCYERFVHWYAKFFPYLVVIHTMIFMVASSFWFKFPGTSSKIDLFVTILGKCFDSPWTTRALSEVSEERGEEKLFSLRRNTMSKDTTERKPEEEETVLLLRSSSVKSNPEKKSPEPQSPPSVLDKKEGEQAKALFEKVKKFRTHVEEASILHHMYVLQTSLKVFQFILIIVYSAFLVPHIEIVVRCYVPPDITGYDIYCCNNNKANLFSKLAYCYICFVGVYGLLCIYTLYWLFHRPLKEYSFDQVRLETGINDIPDVKNDFAFILHLVDQYDALYSKRFAVFLSEVSESRLHQLNLNHDWTAKKLRGRLAKNTSNRLELHLFMLPGLPDTVFDITEVESLKLEQVNNVTIPPSVAKLASLQELSLVYCPAKLQLPALNYLKQHLKILRLTFETAEDLPLWMYTLNNLEELHLDGPLANEASKSGSLDSLRELRALRVLTLHSNLTKIPPSLGDVALQLQRLTINNEGAKLQAFSTLKKLTNLVSLELAGCELERIPSAVFSLSNLQELDLKENKLTTVEEIMSLQHCQRLVTLRLWHNKITYIPDHISKLHSLETLDISWNKIRKLPSRLFYCTKLRHLDVSHNQLSHLPPDVNILQGLQFLSAAFNSLDILPDELFSCKRLKTLIVSNNCLSSLSARVASLSQLVRLDIKGNPLESLPLEIWDCPLLTRSGLIVEESLLDQLPSDVQIKQDKA; encoded by the exons ATGATCCCAGTGGGAGAATTCAGAAACCTCGCCACTGAGCAGAGGGAGAAGTATCGGGTCCTAAAGCCATGGTGGGACGTTTTCTCAGAGTACACGTGCATCGCAATGCTCATGATCGGAGTCTTTGGCTGCACCTTGCAG CTCACCCAAGACAAAATAGCATGTGTGCCCAGTCCTTTTACCAGCAAAACTCCAGAGGTTATAAACTGTAGTCACATCCACAACTACGGGACCAACAGGACGTCTCGGCACACACTTGCCTTTCCTGCGAGCCCCATCATACAGGAGGTGTCTGGGCGAAAAAACAACTTGGACATTCACCAGTATGTGTTTGTCAACCATTACTGCTATGAGAGGTTTGTCCACTGGTATGCAAAGTTCTTCCCATACCTTGTTGTGATCCACACCATGATTTTTATGGTGGCAAGCAGCTTCTGGTTCAAGTTTCCAGGGACGTCTTCCAAAATTGATCTTTTTGTCACCATTCTTGGGAAGTGCTTTGACTCTCCCTGGACCACACGAGCCCTGAGTGAGGTTTCAGAGGAAAGAGGGGAAGAGAAGCTGTTCAGTTTGAGAAGAAACACCATGTCAAAAGATACAACAGAGCGCAAACCTGAGGAAGAAGAAACGGTACTGCTGCTTCGCTCCTCCTCTGTCAAGTCTAATCCCGAAAAGAAAAGTCCAGAACCTCAATCCCCACCTTCTGTGTTAGATAAAAAGGAAGGAGAGCAGGCAAAGGCTCTttttgagaaagttaaaaagtttCGAACTCATGTTGAAGAGGCAAGCATTTTACATCATATGTATGTGCTGCAGACTTCACTCAAAGTCTTCCAGTTCATTTTAATCATCGTCTATTCTGCATTTCTGGTTCCACACATAGAGATAGTGGTGCGTTGTTATGTTCCTCCTGATATCACTGGCTATGATATCTATTGCTGTAACAACAACAAAGCTAATCTTTTTTCTAAGCTGGCGTACTGTTATATATGCTTTGTGGGAGTATATGGACTTCTATGCATTTACACACTCTACTGGCTGTTTCATCGACCCTTAAAGGAATACTCCTTTGATCAAGTCAGACTGGAGACTGGTATTAATGACATACCAgatgtaaaaaatgattttgccTTCATTCTCCACCTTGTTGACCAATATGATGCCCTTTACTCCAAAAGATTTGCAGTTTTTCTTTCCGAGGTGAGTGAGAGTCGCCTCCATCAGTTAAACCTTAACCATGACTGGACTGCTAAAAAGTTGCGAGGTCGTCTCGCAAAAAATACGAGCAACCGCCTTGAGCTCCACCTGTTTATGTTGCCTGGTCTTCCTGATACAGTCTTTGACATTACTGAAGTGGAATCCCTCAAACTCGAGCAAGTTAACAATGTCACAATCCCACCCAGTGTGGCAAAGCTCGCCTCTTTGCAGGAGTTATCTCTGGTCTACTGTCCTGCAAAACTCCAACTTCCAGCCCTGAATTACCTCAAACAGCATTTAAAAATTCTACGTCTAACATTTGAAACTGCAGAGGACTTGCCTCTGTGGATGTACACCTTAAACAATTTGGAAGAGCTGCATCTAGATGGCCCTTTAGCCAATGAGGCATCAAAAAGTGGAAGTCTGGACTCGTTGCGAGAGCTTCGAGCTCTGAGAGTCCTTACTCTGCATTCTAACCTTACAAAGATCCCTCCCAGTCTTGGAGATGTTGCATTGCAGCTGCAGCGGTTGACCATCAATAATGAAGGAGCAAAGCTACAAGCTTTTAGCACCCTTAAGAAGTTGACCAACCTGGTTTCGTTGGAGCTAGCCGGTTGTGAGTTAGAACGCATCCCAAGTGCAGTTTTCAGTCTGAGCAATCTGCAGGAATTGGACCTGAAAGAGAACAAACTTACAACTGTGGAGGAGATTATGAGTTTGCAACACTGTCAGCGACTGGTGACTCTTCGTCTGTGGCACAATAAAATCACATATATTCCTGATCATATCAGTAAGCTGCACAGCCTGGAGACCCTGGACATTAGTTGGAACAAGATACGTAAGCTGCCCTCTCGACTTTTCTACTGCACCAAACTCAGGCACCTTGACGTGTCACACAACCAGCTGAgccatctccctcctgatgtcaACATCCTTCAGGGTCTTCAGTTCTTGTCTGCAGCATTCAACTCTTTAGATATTCTCCCGGACGAGCTATTCTCCTGCAAAAGGCTGAAAACATTGATAGTTAGTAACAACTGCCTGTCCAGCCTTAGTGCCAGAGTGGCCAGCCTTTCCCAGCTGGTCCGTTTGGATATTAAAGGGAACCCCCTGGAATCTCTACCTTTGGAGATTTGGGATTGTCCCCTGTTGACTCGCAGTGGGTTGATAGTGGAAGAAAGCCTGCTGGATCAGCTACCCTCAGATGTGCAAATCAAGCAAGATAAAGCTTAA